TTCTGCATCACATAATCCTATTAAAGATAATGGAATAAAAATATTTTCACATACTGGATTTAAATTAAATGATGAAGATGAACTAGAGATTGAAGCATTAATGGATAATAGAGAAGAATTGATGAAAAATTTAGTCTATGGTGAAAAACTAGGTAGATTCATATTTGTTGAAGATTACTTAAGAATGTATAGAAAATTTTTACAAACTACAGTTAAAAGAAATTTTAAGGGATATAAAGTTGTAATAGATACTGCAAATGGTGCAGCATATAGGGTAGCAGCAAAAGTATTACAAAATTTAGGAGCAGAAGTTCAGGTAATTAACAATATTCCTACAGGGAAAAATATTAATGTTGAATGTGGATCAACACATCCTGAAAAATTATGCGAAGCTGTAAAACTTTTTAACGCTAATATTGGAATAGCTTATGATGGAGATGCAGATAGATTAATAGTTGTAGATGAAGAAGGAGAAATATTAGATGGTGATATTATAGTTTCTATTCTTGCTTTAAATCTACAAAGAAAAGATATGTTAAATTCAAATAAAGTGGTTATGACAGTTCTATCTAATATGGGTGTTGAAAAATATTTAGAAGAACACGGAATTAGAATGATAAGAGCAAATGTTGGCGATAGATATGTTTTAGAAAAAATGAGAGAACTAGGTTTAAACTTAGGTGGAGAACAATCTGGTCACGTAATAATGTTAGATCATAATACTACAGGTGATGGAGTATTAAGTAGTATACAATTAATGCAAGCATTTATAGAATCGGGGAGAAAATTAAGTGAATTAAAAAAAGAGATAAAATTATGGCCACAATCAATGATTAATGTTCAAGTTTCTAAAGAGAAGAAAAAAGATTGGGATAAGAACACTAATCTAATGAATTTTATAAATGAAAAAGAAGAAGAAATCTTAGGAGAAGGAAGAATATTAGTTAGACCATCTGGTACAGAAAGTCTTGTAAGAGTAATGGTTGAGGCAAAATCTAAAGAAACAATGGAAAAAATATTACATGAAGTAGTAGAAAAAGTAAAGGTAGAATTAACATGACACATAAAAAATTTGCGCATATATACGATGAATTTATGAATTTTGTGGATTATAAATCTTGGTATAAATTTTTAAAATCTTTTTTTAAGAATAAAAAATTAAAAGTTCTTGATTTAGGATGTGGAACTGGAACTCTTGCATCAATGTTTTCAAAAGATGGGCACAGTGTTACGGCAGTAGATATTTCAGATGATATGATAGAAATAGCTAAAAATAAATATTCTGAATTAGATATAGAATTTTTAAAAGGTGATATTACAAAAGATACATTTGGTGAAGAATATGATTTAATAATGTGTAATTTTGATACAGTAAATTATTTTGAAAATTTAAAAGAATTCCAATTTTTTCTAAAAAATGCACATAAATCATTAAAAAAAGATGGATTTTTTATATTTGATATAGTTGAAGAAGGAATATTTGAAGAAATATTCTTAAATGATTTGTTTATTGATGAAACTGATAAATATTTATGTATAATGAGACATGAAAAATATAAAAAGTTTAAACATTTAGTTGAAATGACTATATTTGTAAAAGAAAATGAAAATTTATATAGAAAATATACAGAAACTCATAAAAAAATAATTTACGATACTGAATTAATATTAGATAATCTTAAAAATGAAGGATTTATACTTTATGATACAGCAAGAAATTCAGAATACGGAGAATCAAGATTATTTTTAGTATGTAAAAAGTAGGGATTATTATGAAAAATATTGAAGAAATGAAAGAATTTGAATTTAGTGAACTATTATCAAATACTAAATTTAATGATACAAATAATGAAAAGTTGAATAAGGGTATAGATGAAGATGGAGATGAAATTAGAGAAGAATTTATAGAAACAGAAAATGTTCAAAATACTTCTAAATTAAGAAAATATATATCATTTGCAACTGGTTTTGCTTACACTATACTAGCCCCTATTATATTACTTCTTAGTATATATTTTATACTGGAAAATATGTTAGGATTTGAAAGAAAAGAGTTTGTAATAATAATATTAATATTACTTGGAATATTAACTGGTTATTGGACTTTATACAAAGATATTAAGAAGCTTACAGATAAGAAGGAGAATAAAAATGGAAGTGAAAATAAAAAAATTAAATGATAATGCTATTATTCCGACATATGGTACTGAATTTTCAGCAGGAGCAGATTTATATGCTTGTATTGAGGAAAATATATTAATTAAATCAGGTGAAACAGTTATGATAAAAACAGGAATATCACTTGAAATACCTACAGGTTTAGTCGGACTTGTTTATGCACGTAGTGGATTAGCGTTTAAAAAGGGAATAGCGCCTTCAAATAAAGTTGGAGTTATTGATAGTGATTATCGTGGAGAAATAATGGTTGCACTACATAATCATAGTAAGGAAGACTATGTGATCGAAAAATTTGAAAGAATAGCACAATTAGTTATTGCACCATATATTAAGGCTAATTTTATAGAAACTGATACATTAAATGATACTGTAAGAGATCAAGGTGGATTTGGTAGTACAGGTAAAAAATAATAAACTATACTTAGGTATAGTTTTTTGTATATGTAAGGAGTTATATTGTGGAAAAATATGTAGTAGATATTGCTAATATGAAAATAACTCAAGTTAAAGGTTTACAGTCTGTAACCTTAGATTCAGTATTGATATCAGATTTTGTTAATATTAATAGAAAAACTAAAAAAATATTAGATATTGGTTCTGGATTTGGTATTATTTCTATGCTAATAAATAAAAGAACACAAGCAGAAATTGTTGGTGTTGAAATTAATAAAAAAGCATATGAAATATCACTTGAAAATTTGATAAATAATAATATAGACAAAGTTGAATTTATTAATAAGGATATTTTGAAATATAGAGAATTTTTAGAAGAACAGTCTTTTGATATAATTGTTTCTAATCCACCATATTTTAATCATAAGGA
The nucleotide sequence above comes from Streptobacillus felis. Encoded proteins:
- the glmM gene encoding phosphoglucosamine mutase translates to MSRKYFGTDGIRGEANKDLSIDLVTNLGLALGYYLRKGKDENEKTKVILGTDTRISGYMIRSALSAGLTAMGVNVDFVGVLPTPGVSFLTRTLNTDAGIMISASHNPIKDNGIKIFSHTGFKLNDEDELEIEALMDNREELMKNLVYGEKLGRFIFVEDYLRMYRKFLQTTVKRNFKGYKVVIDTANGAAYRVAAKVLQNLGAEVQVINNIPTGKNINVECGSTHPEKLCEAVKLFNANIGIAYDGDADRLIVVDEEGEILDGDIIVSILALNLQRKDMLNSNKVVMTVLSNMGVEKYLEEHGIRMIRANVGDRYVLEKMRELGLNLGGEQSGHVIMLDHNTTGDGVLSSIQLMQAFIESGRKLSELKKEIKLWPQSMINVQVSKEKKKDWDKNTNLMNFINEKEEEILGEGRILVRPSGTESLVRVMVEAKSKETMEKILHEVVEKVKVELT
- a CDS encoding class I SAM-dependent DNA methyltransferase, with translation MTHKKFAHIYDEFMNFVDYKSWYKFLKSFFKNKKLKVLDLGCGTGTLASMFSKDGHSVTAVDISDDMIEIAKNKYSELDIEFLKGDITKDTFGEEYDLIMCNFDTVNYFENLKEFQFFLKNAHKSLKKDGFFIFDIVEEGIFEEIFLNDLFIDETDKYLCIMRHEKYKKFKHLVEMTIFVKENENLYRKYTETHKKIIYDTELILDNLKNEGFILYDTARNSEYGESRLFLVCKK
- the dut gene encoding dUTP diphosphatase gives rise to the protein MEVKIKKLNDNAIIPTYGTEFSAGADLYACIEENILIKSGETVMIKTGISLEIPTGLVGLVYARSGLAFKKGIAPSNKVGVIDSDYRGEIMVALHNHSKEDYVIEKFERIAQLVIAPYIKANFIETDTLNDTVRDQGGFGSTGKK
- a CDS encoding tRNA1(Val) (adenine(37)-N6)-methyltransferase → MEKYVVDIANMKITQVKGLQSVTLDSVLISDFVNINRKTKKILDIGSGFGIISMLINKRTQAEIVGVEINKKAYEISLENLINNNIDKVEFINKDILKYREFLEEQSFDIIVSNPPYFNHKDENQLKKEIDLVNARVEKTLSIKDIINLSIYLLKNKGSLYLIFRTERLIEIIGYLKDTCLEIKKLKPVYTKIGDNKALISMVEIVKSAKSGFVLENPIYIYGNDGEKSEYIKKLYR